A genomic region of [Eubacterium] eligens ATCC 27750 contains the following coding sequences:
- a CDS encoding tRNA (adenine(22)-N(1))-methyltransferase, producing MVRISDRLRTVAHMCNKGAVVADIGTDHGYLPIYLVQEGIAPSAIAMDLRKGPLEKAKKHICDNCLEDRIQTRLSDGLEKLSENEADIITICGMGGRLIADIVTKGMNVITRNTTLIVSPQSEVGDFRHFLVSQRLVVDDEKMLKEDGKYYFIIKCRKSDENVYSEYSETQYQYGWKLLENKDKTLYEYLIKEKETNDGISNSLKKDESNPTVKLRLQQLSQKNNIIMDALSYYD from the coding sequence ATGGTAAGAATATCGGACAGATTAAGAACAGTTGCACATATGTGTAATAAGGGCGCAGTCGTGGCTGACATAGGTACAGACCACGGCTATCTTCCTATATATCTTGTGCAGGAAGGAATAGCTCCGTCTGCTATTGCGATGGATTTAAGAAAAGGTCCGCTCGAAAAAGCAAAGAAGCATATATGTGATAATTGTTTAGAGGACAGAATACAGACAAGACTTTCAGACGGATTGGAAAAGCTTTCAGAGAATGAAGCTGATATTATAACCATATGTGGTATGGGTGGCAGGCTTATAGCTGATATTGTAACTAAGGGAATGAATGTTATTACCCGGAATACAACACTTATAGTATCACCGCAGTCAGAAGTAGGAGATTTCAGACATTTTCTTGTTTCACAGAGATTGGTTGTTGATGATGAGAAGATGCTTAAGGAAGACGGTAAGTATTATTTTATTATCAAATGCAGAAAGTCAGACGAAAATGTTTATTCTGAATACAGTGAGACGCAATATCAGTACGGATGGAAGCTTTTAGAGAACAAAGATAAGACTCTTTATGAATATCTTATAAAAGAGAAAGAGACTAATGATGGGATAAGTAACAGTCTTAAGAAAGATGAGAGTAATCCTACGGTTAAGTTAAGATTACAGCAGCTTTCGCAGAAGAATAATATAATTATGGATGCATTGTCATATTATGACTGA
- a CDS encoding nucleoside kinase, with the protein MGMTLAQLAAEKQNEYKDEIILANVNGKLKELGEEYIPDSDVTFVTTSTSIGNETYRRSVVLLMLAAIDKIHRNIDRVVVEYSLSKGLYCTFDGDFRPDKEFIDEVKSVMYSMVEKDLPIKKELMKISDAMNLFKEKGMTDKTSLFKYRRSSFVNVYDLNGYKDYFYGYMASSTGMLGVFDIFLYDEGIVLQLPVKNAPLEVPEFNPQTKLFNVLKESTSWAKMLGMSTVGELNDHITNGDMTSFMLTQEALQEQKIVEIVDEIKKRPHTKFIMIAGPSSSGKTTFSHRLSIQLMANGYKPHPIAVDNYFVEREQTPIDENGDYNYEDLHAVDIELFNKHMTRLLNGEKVELPEFNFKFGRKEYNGNFLQLGEEDVLVIEGIHCLNDELSYSLPIDSKFKIYISALTQLNVDEHNRVSTTDGRLLRRLVRDYRTRGASAKKTLSMWESVRRGEEKNIFPFQEQADVMFNSAMPYEPCVLKPFVEPILFQVTEADPEYQEANRLLKFMNYFLPCGYENVPIDSILREFVGGGCFKV; encoded by the coding sequence ATGGGAATGACACTGGCACAGCTTGCAGCAGAGAAGCAGAACGAATATAAGGATGAGATTATACTCGCTAATGTTAATGGTAAGCTTAAAGAACTTGGAGAAGAATATATCCCTGATAGTGATGTTACATTTGTTACAACTTCGACATCAATAGGTAATGAGACATACAGAAGAAGCGTGGTTCTTCTTATGCTTGCAGCCATAGATAAGATACACAGGAATATTGACAGAGTTGTTGTTGAATATTCTTTAAGTAAGGGATTGTACTGTACATTTGATGGAGACTTCAGACCCGACAAAGAGTTTATAGATGAAGTTAAGTCAGTTATGTACAGTATGGTTGAGAAGGATCTTCCAATCAAGAAAGAGCTGATGAAGATATCTGATGCTATGAATCTTTTTAAAGAAAAAGGAATGACAGATAAGACATCACTGTTCAAATACAGAAGAAGTTCATTTGTTAATGTGTATGACCTGAATGGCTACAAAGATTATTTCTACGGATATATGGCATCTTCTACAGGCATGCTTGGGGTATTTGACATATTCCTGTATGACGAGGGAATAGTGTTACAGCTTCCGGTTAAGAACGCACCTCTTGAAGTTCCTGAATTTAATCCACAAACAAAGCTGTTTAATGTGTTAAAGGAAAGCACAAGCTGGGCAAAGATGCTTGGCATGTCTACGGTTGGAGAACTTAATGACCATATAACTAATGGGGATATGACTTCTTTTATGCTTACGCAGGAGGCACTTCAGGAACAGAAAATTGTTGAGATAGTTGATGAGATAAAGAAAAGACCGCATACTAAATTCATCATGATAGCTGGTCCATCTTCTTCAGGAAAGACAACATTTTCACATAGATTATCAATTCAGCTTATGGCTAATGGATATAAGCCACACCCAATTGCTGTCGATAATTACTTTGTTGAAAGAGAGCAGACACCTATTGATGAGAATGGTGATTACAATTATGAAGACCTTCATGCAGTAGACATTGAACTTTTTAATAAGCATATGACCAGACTTCTTAACGGAGAAAAAGTGGAGCTGCCGGAATTTAACTTTAAGTTCGGAAGAAAGGAATATAACGGTAATTTCTTACAGTTAGGGGAAGAGGATGTTCTTGTAATAGAAGGAATCCATTGCCTTAATGATGAATTATCATATTCACTTCCAATAGATAGTAAGTTCAAGATATATATCAGTGCACTTACACAGCTTAATGTAGATGAACATAACAGGGTATCAACTACAGATGGAAGACTTTTAAGAAGGCTTGTAAGAGATTACAGGACAAGAGGAGCATCTGCAAAGAAGACTCTTTCAATGTGGGAGTCTGTAAGAAGAGGCGAAGAGAAGAACATCTTCCCATTCCAGGAGCAGGCGGATGTTATGTTTAACTCAGCAATGCCATATGAACCATGTGTATTAAAACCATTCGTTGAGCCTATACTTTTCCAGGTAACAGAAGCTGACCCTGAATATCAGGAAGCAAACAGGCTGCTTAAGTTCATGAACTATTTCCTTCCATGCGGCTACGAGAACGTACCAATCGATTCTATATTACGGGAATTCGTAGGCGGAGGATGTTTCAAGGTGTGA
- a CDS encoding prephenate dehydrogenase, whose amino-acid sequence MKTKVGFIGFGLIAGALAHALKESGRDYHITATSRHLEPVKAAVADGIVDVAAPAVDETFTQCDIILLCTPVITITEYLTKLKAIANPDCIITDVGSVKTIIHEAADSLGLNDRFIGGHPMAGSEKTGYENSSSSIIKGARYIITPTKETKPEKIEFMKQFASDVGMNPIVMDYHVHDKSVAAISHVPHLLSTALVHVVSDNDDEEKHMQLLAAGCFRDMSRVAASSPEMWEQICLTNSSAISNILEQYIEMLETIKDNINKKTPGYVASLFEMSREYRNSLESRHPEH is encoded by the coding sequence ATGAAGACAAAGGTTGGATTCATAGGTTTCGGACTCATTGCAGGAGCCTTAGCCCATGCCCTTAAAGAAAGTGGCAGGGATTATCATATAACTGCCACAAGCAGACATCTAGAACCGGTTAAAGCCGCGGTTGCTGATGGTATTGTTGATGTTGCCGCACCTGCGGTAGATGAAACATTTACACAGTGTGACATAATCCTGTTATGCACACCTGTAATTACTATCACAGAATATCTTACAAAATTAAAAGCCATTGCCAATCCGGACTGCATAATTACTGACGTTGGGAGTGTCAAGACTATCATACATGAAGCAGCAGATTCATTAGGACTTAATGACCGCTTTATTGGTGGACATCCTATGGCCGGCTCCGAAAAAACAGGTTATGAAAATTCAAGTTCATCAATTATAAAAGGTGCAAGGTACATAATCACACCGACCAAAGAAACCAAGCCTGAAAAAATCGAATTCATGAAACAATTTGCATCAGATGTTGGCATGAACCCTATTGTCATGGACTATCATGTACACGATAAATCAGTAGCCGCCATAAGCCATGTTCCACATCTTTTATCAACTGCACTCGTTCATGTAGTATCAGATAATGATGACGAAGAAAAGCATATGCAGTTACTTGCCGCAGGTTGCTTTCGTGACATGTCAAGAGTTGCAGCTTCTTCTCCTGAAATGTGGGAACAGATATGTTTGACTAACAGCTCTGCAATCAGCAACATTCTTGAACAGTATATTGAAATGCTTGAAACAATTAAAGATAACATCAATAAAAAGACCCCAGGCTATGTCGCAAGTCTTTTTGAGATGTCCCGTGAATACAGAAATTCACTTGAAAGCAGACACCCAGAGCACTAA